From the Manihot esculenta cultivar AM560-2 chromosome 14, M.esculenta_v8, whole genome shotgun sequence genome, the window TATGTTGGATCAACTGCACTTCTACCCTTGTTATGTTATGCTAATGCATATGGATGATTGTCTTTTCATGAACCTAGATAGAAAAAGCATTAGCATTGATAActtttttttccccattttgaATCTTCCTATCCTGTAAAGTCTGTTTAGTGTGTATATGTTTGTGCGTGTGTGTATGTATATGTGCATATATGCGTGTATATGTGCATATATGCGTGTATATTTAATCCTTATTCCTGGTTTTTCTCATTCCTCGTTTTGCAGGCTGTTATGGCTGAGGCAAGGTCCCAACAGGCTGCTTCTTTGACAGAGTTTCACTGGCTTGGTCACAAATTTCCAATATCTAATGCAAAAACTCGGGTTGCCATTTTAAAAGGTTGCAACTTCTTACTACTAGTAATGATTAGAGAGGTGAACATTGTTTTGGAGAAATATATTGATGTGCTATTATTGTGtaaccttttctttctcccattTTGTGATTAGCAAAAAATTATCATCAAAAGGCACCAAGGAGCTGCCAACCCTAGAACAAAATAATATCATTTATGAGACAAACAAAAAGAGCCGTGTTAGTTCACATTTATAAGAAATAGTTCCTAATAAACCAAAAGTTTAATGGTCTTATAACCCATTCACTTACTGTTATGATATGCTTTCTAGCAATGTTGTTGGCTGGGTGCAAATGgaatttttattcatatatttacagttgaattttcttttatcaATTCTATTTGATAATGAAGCTTGGTTGGGTtgaagttatatatatatagggacAGTATAGCTGAAGCTGGGTAGTTGCAATGCATTCCTTTGGTTTTTGCTCAGCACAATAATGTATGTGGTAGTTTGATCTTGTTTCTGATAATTACAAGTCTCCTGTCCTCAAGACATATAGGAAAATCTTTGTATGTAACACAAGGGCAGTGTATTTTTTATTGCTATCCTAGGAAGCCTGTTTGTGTTGTCATTCTGTAAGTTAGGAATGACCATCTTCATCTTTATGTTGCCATAATCAATGAAGTTCATTAGGAGGTGGTTACAATTACGTGCAAATTTTGATGTGTACCTTTGTTTCCCATCAATTTCTTTTATTCTCATGGCTCCTCAAATTCTTTTTGTTATATGATGATCTTTTCAGCTCAAGAACTAGAGAAGGATTTGCGTGGCCCAACTGCAGATTCTCTCCCAGCAGAGAAAAAATTAgctatttttgataaaatttttactGCATATCATGATGCTAGAAGCTCCATTCGCAGTGACTTGGTATGGATTTTCATCCAGAAGTCTAACTATATTTCATTCAATAATAGGGTTTCTTCTGCTTGTTTTACTGTAAGTTTGTAACATCAAGTAGATATCCCCCTCCccctgaaaagaaaaaaaaagggatttTCGTAGCCTTGTAGTTGTGTTTCATTCTTCCTTCCAGTATTTCAGACTTGTACTCATGACATATTGCATCTTTTAGGTCAGTGCAGGTAATGCCGATAGTGTAAAAGATGACTTAAGTGGCCTTGATAAAGCAGTTAGTGCTGTACTAGGACAACGGACGATTGAGCGTAACCAGTTGTTAGTTACCATTGCAAAGAGTAAACTTACTAGGGGCCGTGATGACAAAAATGAGAAAGTTACCAGGCCTGAGGAGCTTGTTCGCTTGTATGATCTATTATTACAGGTTAACAGTCTTGCTGTACTATGTACTATCAATGCACTTctctctttaaaattttttatgcaaCCCACTTCTTAACATATATTCCACTACTCCAGGTTATGTAGCTAACCATTATGATCATGTTACATTTGACAGAATACATCTGATCTTTCTGACTTAGTTAGTTCTGGAAGAGATACAAAACATGAGGAGGTTGCATTCTCAGAAGAATGTGCAGTTAGAAATTTGGCTTTCCGAGCTCAAAGGTTTGTGTTTGAGCTCTTTCTAATTTGGTTGAATTGTTATTACAGGTTAGCTCATAGGTCATATCTGTCTTGCTGATCATGATAAACATTGTCTATTTTGGGGCCAGCTACTGTCCAATTCCATGATTTTACTCAAAAGGCAAATCTTTTATTAACGCATACTTGTTGCTATCCTTTGCCTTTCCCTTATCagaccttttttttttgttattttccgATTCTCTTGATTATTTGCTACATATAATCTTTGCCATGTATGACTAAATTATTCTACCAGCATGTTTTCAATGTGTTTCTGTTGGCTAGCACTCATGGCTTCATCACTGATCTATCTCAACTTCATATCATTTTATCTGTGCTCATGTCCTTGCCATTTTGTTCTATACAAGCACTTCTACGTCAAATGTTTTCTtccaagaaaaaaaagaagacacCGTTTAtactttccttttctctttGGGATGTAAACAGGGTGAAATCATCTAGGAAGTTTACTGGGTTACTGATTTGTGAAGAAAAGGATGCCTCAGGCTTTATGGTTTCTTGCTTTTCAAATTAAGTGATTGAGACCAATCAATTTCTTGCAACTTGATTTTGGGTTTTTAAACCTCATCTTTCATGCTTCTTGATTTTTTACAGGTGCTTCTATGTAGCAAAGTCCTACAGCTTGGCTGGGAAGAGAACAGAAGCATATGCATTATACTGCCGAGCTCGTTCCCTTGCTGAGAATGCCTTACAGAAGTTTCAGTCTCTCAATAACTCTGATGAGGTGATTTAGCCTAGAAACCCTCTTTTAGCTGTTTTGCAATAAAATTGACGAGTCACTTGTTAATTTTTAGTTTGACTGTGGATTCTTTACTGCATGGTGAATTAATCTATAAAAAGTTGCTATGAGTGCTTCTTGAGTTTAGGATTATGTTTCTGAGTTCTGATGTGTGACTTGTTCTATCCAATATTTGATTACTTAATCATTTTGCATTACAGATGATGATGAAAGAGCTGAAGACATTATACAATGATTGCAGATCTAATAGTTGCATAGAGCATGCATCAGGAATTTTGGAGGAAGAAAAAGCTCCAGAGAAACTGTCGGAAAAAGTTTCTGCAATATCATTAAGTGGGGGTGACAAGAAGGTGCAATCTGAgccccttttttttctttatatctGTTATTCTTTACCATATAATTATGCAACAAAGAAGAGGAATAGCCTACAGGAAGGAAAATCGTATTTCAATTTATCTTTTCTTGTCTTGTACCAATTGTAATACTTGAGTTGATTAACTTTCTGGGCAATATAAGCTACATTCTAGTACTTAGAAGTTATCCTGACCTTGAATAAGTTGGAAATTTATGTATCCATGCACACCTATGTGACAGTCTATATGAACTTTATCAGTCTGTTCATTGTATAAGCATCTTAATTGTGTGGTCTTCTGCTTGTTGATTTGTGTGGGGTGATGGGACAGTATTTGATGCTGAGTAAGTATTAGTGGTCATTAATGTGTTTACGTGAATGttcttttacagaaaatgataAGTAAAAATATGGTCATAATGTAAGTGTAGCGTATTGAagaatttatcataattatatttttttcttttttggaaatATAATTGTTAAAGCCTTCGTATATATCCTTTTTGGCTACTTTCAAAATGAGTTGGAAATTCAGGGTAATTCTAAAGCTTAACATATTGTATGATGCAGTATTGATAGTTGTGATTTGTCAGCGTATTCTACCTTGTAACTGAGCTTGTAGGAGTTCAGTTATTATCATGTTACATATTATCTATTCTAGAAAATGCAAGAGGACTGTCTGGATCTAAATATTTAACATGCTTGTTTTCAAGTATATAGTAATGTgcctctgattttttttttttttttttttttgacaaaatGTGCCTCTGATGTATATAAAACTTACGTTGGTTTGCATATTAATTTGGATATGTTAGGTGGAAAAATTCCTTCTTGAGAAACTTGACGCCTATGAGTCTGCAGTTGGGAATGCAAATGTGAAAGCTCCTCCTCGCATTGAAGTCTTTCCCCCAGCCTTCCAGTCAATATCTCGAAATCCTATCATTCTAGATCTTGCTTATAATTATATTGATTTCCCATCTCTAGAGAACAGGATGAAGAAGGACAAGAAAGGCTTTATTAGTAGGCTCTGGGGATGAGTCTTGTAGGAGGCAGCATAGCATTAACCGAGAAAaccaggaaaaaagaaaaagcaaaatgGATTATGTGACAAGGCATTGGAGGTGCTTCCCTTGAAGTTAGCAGCTGATTTTGTAATTGTATTTATTTCGTTTCCATGATGgtatttcttttgaattttggatatttgaaaatttttgggCTTTTTCGTTTTTGgcaaattttaatgaaaaagatgAAGTATAACAAAGTTCTGGACCATCGGTTAGTTTGTGAAAATGGTTGggtaaaaacaaaataaatttatgggTTTCTTTAGTGACATACCAATTTAATGACCCTTTGACCAAAAAAAATGACCTTTTACTTGGatagaaagagaaaaaataggAAGGTCTAGGCGTTAAAAATGTAGTGCTCTCGGGAGAAATAGGGAGAGCGAGAAGCTGTTGGCCTTGTTAGATAAATACGTCCTGTTGGCTCTTTGCATTTTCATGTGATAAGAGTGGGAATATGTGCTCTTTGAGACTGCAGGCTTGTGGAGGCTTGAAGAACGAGAGCTGGTGAGAAACGAGAGATAACATTAGGATTTTGATTTGGACAGTTGAGGAATAAGAAAGCGGATTAGGAAAAGTGGGATTGGAttgtatttgaaaatattaagtAAATTACTTCACTTgatatgtttttttttcctctttcaatttttttgatGGTTATGTTACCTCTCCGAACTCGCACCTTATAAATCCAGTGTTATATCCATAGTGTTATGTTTGGATTTGTCTGATCACTCTGAACGAATTGATAatgcaaataaaaaatgaaagtagttttaaaattatatggatattttaatgtattttaaaaaattaagagactAATTAAAATCATTATAATCATTAAACAGTATGTAAGTTTTTCACTCCATAAAAATTTTAGAGCTTagaaaggaaaaaataataataataaatagcaATAAACTTATTTATTCTAATTATTATACTAGCTCCATGTATACATTTTCGGTTTGCATATTGccgaaaaagtaaaatataaaaaatggcaCTCTGATAATGAAGAAAATACTTCATCATTAACTGCACTAAGGGGAAAACTGTGATAAGTTCATGTTTCGGCTGATGGCATTCACAGCCATTGCTTGACCTTATACCCATCTCCATCAGTGGCAAATGACAAAATTTAGTTAACTATACAATCTCTCAACCTTTGTTTCATGCTCTCCTCCTTGCTCTTTGAATTTGTTCCAAGTCAACCGGCAGTTAGAACAAATACCTATAAAGCCAAACTGTCAGCAAAGGCATGCCCCCAAACATGAAACATCACCCAAAATATAGCATAAAGCAATGGCAATTATATTAAAACAATTCAGTAGCTTAAAAAATTTTGTACACATGAGAGGAAAAAGATGTGGCATTAACTAACTGAACTATCTTCCTAAGCACCCATTAAGAATACTGCATCAATAGATCACATAAAAAGTGCTATAAAATGCCAAAAAAAATTTCCAGAAAGGGCAGCAAGAAGGCAATCCATCTTCTGCTGAAAATACAAAGCAAGCAGGTTAGAGAATGTACATGATATGAAAGGAGTAGAAATATCAATATCAAATTTGCAGCCTAATCAACGATAAGAAGGAAGAGAATAAAGAAGAAACAGAGGAAGAATAAGCTCAAATGAAGGAGACATGCAAAGAtttaaacctaatcatgctCTCTATGTTTTGTCTGCCATTCCTGCTCTGTGAAAACACCAAACTAGAGTTCTACAAGTAGCAAGACTAAAAGCTTAAAGCCTTGCTCTTCAAGCTCATCCTCCATTCGGCATAAttcattttgcaataaaaaaatttaagtaaattcttgtaaaatcatgatttcattttctttataaatGAATATTTTGTCATttcaaacaataaaattattaaaaaagaattaaattgacttgaatttttataaaatctttgATGAAATAATTTCAACTATTCTGAGGCATTATTATGTTTGCATAAAGCGTTAAATAGTATTGTTGCTAACATTCACACCATTAAGCATTATGCCATCCACGAGCTTTAAAGCTTTAAGCCCAATTACCTTGTTTCAGGTGAGAATCAATCATCACTCCAAAGCGCATCACCAGGCTCAATATCTCTTGC encodes:
- the LOC110600080 gene encoding signal recognition particle subunit SRP68 isoform X2, yielding MEKRQLPDGPNARQRIYLIGKLRKAVKWADLFARLCATKGDSRTSLEAEAYAAYMNGNLLFEQDRNWDTALKNFISARAVYEELGKYGDLENQLLCRERVEELEPSIRYCRHKIGESNLQTSDLLQIGEMEGPALDLFRAKLEAVMAEARSQQAASLTEFHWLGHKFPISNAKTRVAILKAQELEKDLRGPTADSLPAEKKLAIFDKIFTAYHDARSSIRSDLVSAGNADSVKDDLSGLDKAVSAVLGQRTIERNQLLVTIAKSKLTRGRDDKNEKVTRPEELVRLYDLLLQNTSDLSDLVSSGRDTKHEEVAFSEECAVRNLAFRAQRCFYVAKSYSLAGKRTEAYALYCRARSLAENALQKFQSLNNSDEMMMKELKTLYNDCRSNSCIEHASGILEEEKAPEKLSEKVSAISLSGGDKKVEKFLLEKLDAYESAVGNANVKAPPRIEVFPPAFQSISRNPIILDLAYNYIDFPSLENRMKKDKKGFISRLWG
- the LOC110600080 gene encoding signal recognition particle subunit SRP68 isoform X1, with the translated sequence MGKGSETTAMEIDASKSTSDQINPRFSINVLQLLKSAQMQHGLRHGDYARYRRYCTARLRRLYKSLKFTHGRGKYTRRAITESTVTEVRFLHLVLYLAERAWSHAMEKRQLPDGPNARQRIYLIGKLRKAVKWADLFARLCATKGDSRTSLEAEAYAAYMNGNLLFEQDRNWDTALKNFISARAVYEELGKYGDLENQLLCRERVEELEPSIRYCRHKIGESNLQTSDLLQIGEMEGPALDLFRAKLEAVMAEARSQQAASLTEFHWLGHKFPISNAKTRVAILKAQELEKDLRGPTADSLPAEKKLAIFDKIFTAYHDARSSIRSDLVSAGNADSVKDDLSGLDKAVSAVLGQRTIERNQLLVTIAKSKLTRGRDDKNEKVTRPEELVRLYDLLLQNTSDLSDLVSSGRDTKHEEVAFSEECAVRNLAFRAQRCFYVAKSYSLAGKRTEAYALYCRARSLAENALQKFQSLNNSDEMMMKELKTLYNDCRSNSCIEHASGILEEEKAPEKLSEKVSAISLSGGDKKVEKFLLEKLDAYESAVGNANVKAPPRIEVFPPAFQSISRNPIILDLAYNYIDFPSLENRMKKDKKGFISRLWG